The window CTGCTCGGCCACAGCAACATAGAAACAACGACGATCTATCTGCATCTGGTTCCAGCCAGGTATGTCCAACTCAAGAGTCCGCTTGATCTGCTGGACGAGACGAAGGAGGGAGCAGATGAAAGATAATGGCAACACACCGGAGATTGCCGATATCTTTCGCAGATATGGTAAGAAATACCGGGATATGCATGTGGTGGGATCGCAGCAATATAAGGTCATGAGACGCATCGAAATATGTCGGACCGCTGCCCTTGGAGGCCATGTCGAAGCCTGTAATCATTGCGGTTATAGCCGCAACGCATATAACTCCTGCCGGGACAGACACTGTCCGAAATGCCAGACCATGGTCAAGGAGAAATGGCTCAGTGACAGAAGGACAGAACTGCTGCCTTGCCCCTATTTTCACAACGTTTTCACTTTGCCGCATGAGCTCAACCCCCTGGTTATGGGCAATAAACACATTATGCTGACTCTGCTGTTTACCGCAGTCAAAGAAACATTGCAGGTCTTCGCCCGTGATCCGCAGTGGCGCCTTGGGGGCCAACTCGGCTTCATTTCCGTGCTTCACACATGGAATCAGAAACTCATGGACCACTACCACCTGCACTGCATCATCCCGGCAGGAGTTCTTTCATTTGATCGTACAAGCTGGACCGGCACCAGAAGAAAATATTTATTCCGGGTTCAGTCATTGGCGAAGGAGTTCAAAAAACGCTATCTGGACAAGCTAGAAAGGGCACATAAGAAAAACCTCCTTTCTTTCCCTGGCAAGGTTGCAGGGCTGCAAGAGAAAAAACAGTTCCTGACGTTCATAGAAACGTTGCGTGGCAAGCAGTGGATCACTTATGCCAAACAGCCCTTTGGTGGACCGGAACAGGTACTCGAATATCTCGGTCGCTATACCCACCGGGTGGCAATAACCAACAACCGGATCATTGCTATCGATGATGGCAAGGTTAGCTTCAGGTATCGGGACCGCAGCGACGACAATAAGGAAAAAGAACTTACCCTCAGTGCTGAAGAATTTATCAGGCGATTTCTCCTGCACGTGCTGCCGAGCGGCTTTACCAAAATCCGCTATTACGGCTTCCTGGCTCATGCTAACAAGAAAACCTGCATCGCTTTAATCCGCACCCTGATCGGTTCAGACGTCAAATATACACAGAAAACAGTGGAGACCGTTCAGGAGATGATGCTGCGCTTGACCGGCATCGACATCTGCTGCTGCCCGCAGTGCGGCAAGGGAAAGCTGGTCTATCTCAGGCCGATTACCGACCTGGCTTATGATGATAGCTCCTGATCAGGTTTCTGTATCAGGATTTATCTAATTTCCAGATATACCGATGTTGGATTCAACAGGATAGCTGCATCTTGCACAGGTGAAAATTGCGAGCAAATACGTGGGTGCCATGAAAAAATATACATTTTGTCGCAAAACCAGCGTCATCAAAGACCAGTTTCGCCGGCTATGCTCGAAAGACCCGCTTCTCAATCTTGCACCACGACCGATAAACAGTAATCAGGAACCGCAATTAATCCCCATAGCATAACGTTTCCGGCCACAACTCCCCCGCAGTTCAGTTCTCAAGGTTTATCAATAATTGCAGCATGTTTTGTTGTGAATTCAAGGACTGCCAGAGCGCAACTATTGATAAACCTATTCTGTGAAGATGAGGTTGCCCCTGTCTGGTGAGTGAGGTTGCCCGCTGCTGAGGCGGCTCTGAAGGGCTTCAGGAAGAAGCTCAACTATGACCTCTCACCACTGAGGTAAAGGTGTTCATGGAGAACTGAACCGCTACGCGGAAAAACCGACCAACCAGCCTCCCTTTTGTCCCACCTCTTCCAGCATGAAATTCATTTCTACCATTACTTTCTTGATTGATAAGATACTGTAGTAGCGTCCTTATCAACTCAACCAAGGAGGTGCGTCATGAGTAGTCCGATCCGAGACGAGTTCGTCGAACACATGAATTTTCACGGTCTCACCCATGAGACCCAGCGTGGGTACATCAGTGGGGTCAGATGCCTGGCAAAGTACTACAATAAGTCCCCGGAGAAGCTGAGCAATGACCAGGTGCGGGGCTATTTCCGCCATCTGCTGCTGGAGAAAAAACTGGCATGGAGTTCATGCAAGACCTATCTCTCAGGCATCACCTATTTCTACCGTCATATTTGCGACCGGGAGGTTGATGACCGCTTTGGCCTGCCGCCGAAACCACGGAGCAAGAAACTACCGGCCGTACTGTCAATGGAAGAAGTAGGCCGTCTTCTGGGCTGCATT of the Desulfosediminicola ganghwensis genome contains:
- a CDS encoding IS91 family transposase, whose translation is MKDNGNTPEIADIFRRYGKKYRDMHVVGSQQYKVMRRIEICRTAALGGHVEACNHCGYSRNAYNSCRDRHCPKCQTMVKEKWLSDRRTELLPCPYFHNVFTLPHELNPLVMGNKHIMLTLLFTAVKETLQVFARDPQWRLGGQLGFISVLHTWNQKLMDHYHLHCIIPAGVLSFDRTSWTGTRRKYLFRVQSLAKEFKKRYLDKLERAHKKNLLSFPGKVAGLQEKKQFLTFIETLRGKQWITYAKQPFGGPEQVLEYLGRYTHRVAITNNRIIAIDDGKVSFRYRDRSDDNKEKELTLSAEEFIRRFLLHVLPSGFTKIRYYGFLAHANKKTCIALIRTLIGSDVKYTQKTVETVQEMMLRLTGIDICCCPQCGKGKLVYLRPITDLAYDDSS